Proteins from a genomic interval of Actinoalloteichus hymeniacidonis:
- a CDS encoding enoyl-CoA hydratase/isomerase family protein, with translation MTDEPVDADTLRRGGLQLAIDGPRATITLDRPEVRGAQTPRTWAALSQIGRSLPEKVRVVVIAGTGRSFSSGLDRRLFTEEGFDGMPGLPSLAAADSEDADARIAEYQTGFSWLADPERLTIAAVHGHAVGAGFQLALACDVRIVADDVQFAMAETQLGLVPDLGGTSWLVRLVGYARAAELCVTGRSVGAEEATRIGLANAAVPAAELAGAVDRFVEAALAAPAAAVTETLRLLSAAADGRPPVEQRAAERAAQLRSLARAVGGASA, from the coding sequence GTGACGGACGAACCGGTGGATGCCGACACGCTTCGCCGTGGCGGCCTCCAGCTGGCGATCGATGGCCCTCGGGCGACGATCACGCTGGACCGACCCGAGGTACGGGGTGCGCAGACGCCCCGCACCTGGGCGGCCTTATCGCAGATCGGGCGAAGTCTGCCCGAGAAGGTGCGGGTGGTGGTGATCGCGGGCACCGGCCGATCCTTCTCCTCGGGGTTGGATCGGCGGTTGTTCACTGAAGAGGGCTTCGACGGGATGCCGGGGCTGCCGTCCTTGGCGGCGGCGGACTCCGAGGACGCCGATGCGAGGATCGCGGAGTACCAGACGGGATTCTCCTGGCTGGCCGATCCCGAGCGGTTGACGATCGCCGCGGTCCACGGCCACGCCGTCGGTGCGGGTTTCCAGCTCGCATTGGCGTGTGACGTGCGGATCGTGGCCGATGATGTGCAGTTCGCCATGGCGGAGACCCAGCTCGGGCTGGTGCCCGACCTCGGCGGGACCTCGTGGCTCGTGCGGCTGGTGGGCTATGCACGAGCAGCGGAGTTGTGTGTGACCGGCCGGTCGGTGGGCGCCGAGGAGGCGACGAGGATCGGACTGGCCAATGCGGCCGTTCCCGCCGCCGAGCTTGCAGGCGCGGTGGATCGATTCGTCGAGGCGGCGCTGGCCGCTCCTGCGGCGGCGGTCACCGAGACCCTGCGGTTGCTCTCGGCCGCAGCCGATGGCAGGCCGCCGGTGGAGCAGCGCGCTGCTGAACGTGCCGCGCAACTGCGGTCGCTGGCACGGGCGGTTGGGGGCGCGAGCGCTTAG
- a CDS encoding SDR family oxidoreductase, whose product MTNLKPILVIGATGHVGGAVVNRLVELGVPVRALSRRPAAVDLPGSVSVVPGDLLEPATLRSAVRGVDAVFLVWPFSDGEAAGRIIDVLSDGPRRLVLLSTAAVRDDLEEQDNPIGEAHAPVEQAIRRSGLEWTFLRPFGFATNTLNWASQIRADGVVRGAFGAAAATLIHERDIADVAVAALTEPGHAGRSHLLSGSEPLTQIEQLRLIGAAIGRELRWEEVTRDEARQRLSVWLPARFIDVMIDGLEQSVQSPIPALPTVQEITGRPPRSFRQWAADHAADFR is encoded by the coding sequence ATGACGAATCTCAAGCCAATCCTGGTGATCGGCGCGACCGGCCACGTCGGTGGGGCGGTGGTCAACCGATTGGTCGAACTCGGCGTCCCGGTCCGCGCGCTGAGCCGCCGACCGGCGGCGGTCGACCTGCCCGGCAGCGTGTCCGTCGTGCCGGGTGATCTGTTGGAGCCCGCAACGCTGCGCTCCGCGGTACGAGGCGTCGATGCGGTGTTTCTCGTGTGGCCCTTCTCCGACGGAGAAGCAGCAGGCCGCATCATCGACGTGCTCTCCGACGGGCCTCGACGTTTGGTGCTGCTGTCCACGGCCGCAGTACGCGACGACCTCGAGGAACAGGACAACCCCATCGGCGAGGCTCATGCGCCCGTCGAACAGGCGATCCGACGGTCGGGACTGGAATGGACGTTCCTACGGCCATTCGGATTCGCGACGAACACCCTGAACTGGGCATCCCAGATCCGCGCCGACGGAGTCGTGCGCGGTGCCTTCGGCGCGGCCGCAGCGACCTTGATCCATGAGCGCGACATCGCCGACGTGGCGGTGGCAGCACTGACCGAGCCAGGCCACGCGGGCCGAAGCCACCTGCTGTCCGGCTCCGAGCCGTTGACCCAGATCGAACAACTTCGACTCATCGGGGCAGCGATCGGCCGGGAACTACGGTGGGAGGAGGTCACCCGCGATGAGGCACGGCAACGGCTGAGCGTCTGGCTGCCGGCCCGCTTCATCGACGTCATGATCGACGGCCTCGAGCAGTCGGTGCAATCGCCGATCCCGGCACTGCCTACGGTGCAGGAGATCACCGGACGGCCCCCTCGATCGTTTCGGCAATGGGCGGCCGATCACGCTGCGGACTTCCGTTGA
- a CDS encoding sugar isomerase domain-containing protein — protein sequence MTDSIPTSYGTIVGDHLARIEKHNAEAIDRAASAILTTVRADGTVYTAGAGHSLAAVAETFYRAGGLALIRPLYHPDLLPMHGARSSTTAERRSGLAEEVLGKVDITGEDTLVVFSHSGINPYPVELAAAGRAAGCPVIAVTSTAAGAAAPRRSHSTVAEQADVILDTLVPPGDAAYPRESPVTAALSSISTGFLWNLVLVRLHDRTETELPRWRSANVVGGDQANAALFDRQLPRIPELG from the coding sequence ATGACCGACAGCATCCCGACGAGCTACGGCACGATCGTGGGCGACCATCTGGCACGCATCGAGAAGCACAACGCCGAGGCGATCGACCGGGCCGCGTCCGCGATCCTGACGACGGTGCGGGCCGACGGCACCGTGTACACGGCCGGGGCGGGACATTCGCTCGCCGCCGTCGCCGAGACCTTCTACCGGGCAGGCGGTCTCGCCCTGATCCGCCCGCTCTATCACCCGGATCTCCTCCCGATGCACGGCGCGCGCAGCAGCACCACCGCCGAGCGCCGCTCGGGGCTGGCCGAGGAGGTGCTCGGGAAGGTCGACATCACCGGCGAGGACACCCTGGTCGTCTTCTCCCATTCCGGGATCAACCCCTACCCCGTGGAGCTGGCCGCAGCGGGCCGCGCCGCAGGCTGCCCGGTGATCGCGGTGACCTCCACCGCCGCAGGTGCGGCGGCCCCGCGTCGGTCGCACAGCACCGTCGCCGAGCAGGCGGACGTCATCCTGGACACCCTGGTGCCGCCCGGCGATGCCGCCTATCCCCGCGAGTCGCCGGTCACGGCAGCGCTGTCCTCGATCTCCACCGGCTTCCTGTGGAACCTCGTGTTGGTGCGGCTGCACGACCGCACCGAGACCGAACTCCCCCGTTGGCGCAGCGCGAACGTCGTCGGCGGCGATCAGGCCAATGCGGCGCTGTTCGACCGCCAGCTGCCCCGGATCCCCGAGTTGGGCTGA
- a CDS encoding winged helix-turn-helix transcriptional regulator, with the protein MDVSMLASAPAADPTSDAFNNDCPGRTVISHIASRWGILVLAALRDGPLRFSAIRDRIDGISEKMLAQNLRLMVRDGLVDRAVEPTAPPQVSYALTPLGDELTVPLQGMLDWVALRAHDIVAAQDRYDRSHPAG; encoded by the coding sequence GTGGACGTAAGCATGCTGGCGAGTGCGCCCGCCGCCGATCCGACCAGTGATGCATTCAACAACGACTGTCCTGGTCGGACTGTCATCAGCCATATCGCGAGCCGGTGGGGAATCCTGGTCTTGGCGGCGCTTCGCGATGGTCCGCTTCGATTCTCGGCGATCCGCGACCGCATCGATGGGATCAGTGAGAAGATGTTGGCGCAGAACCTCCGTCTGATGGTGCGCGACGGGCTGGTCGACCGCGCGGTCGAGCCCACCGCCCCGCCGCAGGTCTCCTATGCGCTGACGCCGCTCGGGGACGAACTGACCGTCCCGCTGCAGGGAATGCTGGACTGGGTTGCGTTGCGGGCGCACGACATCGTGGCAGCACAAGATCGGTACGACCGGTCACACCCGGCTGGCTGA
- a CDS encoding 3-keto-disaccharide hydrolase, whose protein sequence is MRDVRRMLGAALAGVTLSSLFAVGIGGSASASSTPETAKDPVALACEAPVRLFDGNTTEGWYQAGPGGFDVVDGTLQSRDGMGLLWYDEQDFADYILMLDWRVTAETDNSGVFVRFPDPGDDPWVAVDHGYEIQINDNPAGDPQKTGSVYNHQEPSSYPSNEVGEWNRYVIKVVGERYQVYLNGTLVNDFTSTDPARGLEGYIGLQNHDPETRTQFRNIWVQPLCEQ, encoded by the coding sequence GTGCGCGATGTACGACGAATGCTCGGTGCTGCTCTCGCCGGTGTCACCCTGAGCAGCCTGTTCGCGGTGGGAATCGGTGGCTCTGCGAGTGCCTCGTCCACTCCCGAGACGGCGAAGGATCCGGTCGCGCTGGCCTGCGAGGCTCCGGTCCGGCTGTTCGACGGCAACACCACCGAAGGCTGGTACCAGGCTGGGCCCGGCGGATTCGACGTCGTCGACGGCACCCTGCAGAGCCGTGATGGCATGGGTCTGCTCTGGTACGACGAGCAGGACTTCGCCGACTACATCCTGATGCTGGACTGGCGGGTCACCGCCGAGACGGACAACTCCGGGGTCTTCGTCCGCTTCCCCGATCCCGGCGACGACCCGTGGGTGGCCGTCGACCATGGCTACGAGATCCAGATCAACGACAACCCGGCGGGCGACCCGCAGAAGACCGGTTCCGTCTACAACCACCAGGAGCCGAGTTCCTACCCGTCCAACGAGGTCGGCGAGTGGAACCGGTACGTGATCAAGGTCGTCGGCGAGCGCTACCAGGTGTACCTGAACGGCACGCTCGTCAACGACTTCACCAGCACCGACCCCGCCCGGGGCCTGGAGGGTTACATCGGGTTGCAGAATCACGATCCGGAGACCCGGACCCAGTTCCGCAACATCTGGGTGCAGCCGCTGTGTGAGCAGTAG